The genomic region GCACCGAATGAAGCTGAACTTGCATGCAAAACCGTAAGAAAAGCAACCGTTGAGTGCAGCAATCAGTGGGGACTGGACCATGCTTCCTGGGCTGTTCTCAAACATATGTATCCTGAAGCCGATATTCCGGTATTTGAAATGAGTATTGACTACTCATTCAACGAATGGCATCCTAAAATGATGCAATATCACTATGACCTTGCATCGGAACTCAAAGAACTTCGAAATCATGGTGTGCTTATAATTGGCAGCGGTAATATCGTTCATAATCTGGGCCTTATTGATTTCCAGAATGTAGATGCTAAGCCTTATGACTGGGCAGTTGAACTTGATGAGAAAGTAAAAGAGAATCTTCTGTCTGGCAACCACAAGGATCTCATTGAATATCTGAACATGGGTGAAGTCGCGAAACTTGGAATTCCAACTCTGGACCATTATCTACCGATGATCTATGCAATTGCATTACAGGAAGAAGACGAGACTCTTGAGTTTACACATGAAGGATTCCAGCACGCATCTGTTTCAATGAGAGGGTTTAAGATAGGATAAAAAGTTCAGCCATAAATGGCTGAAATAACAAAAAATAGTAGACCTGATCACTTTACCCTATCACCATATATCTTTTTGAAATGGTCCTTCGGGTCAAAATCGGTCTTGAACTTCAGTTTACCTGAATTGGACTGGATGTTGACCTCCCATATAATCTGAACCTGGTCATCATCTGAACTGCTCTTTTTCTTTACTTTTATTGACTTTATACTGGCATTAGGTATTGCAAAATTTGCTTCGTTCTCTGCCAGTGCTGCCTGTGCACTCATTCCAGCATACCTTTCAGCATATCTGAAAGAACCTTTTATTTGTGCACCCCACTGACCTAAGAATCCTTTTCCTTCGGCCTTTGCCTGATCACGTGATTCTTTCACGACCTGTTTCATTACATCATTTGTAACTTTAGCAAATATTGTCGTATCCGGCGTTGCAACAAGCGTGAACGCATCGTAGGACAGACCTAACATCTTGCTTTTTCTCATATTCGGAACTATTCCGATGATTTCGTCATCCATAAGAAACCTCCTAGCCATCTATTGAATTGAAACCACTTTTGTACCATATAATTACAACCATAGATGATAAATAGAAATTATTATGCAATAAATATATAAAGATTGTCTTTTCAACATCCTTTGAAATTACAAAGCAAAAGCAATCTAAAATGCACATTAATTGTGTCTGCAAAAGAATTATTATGCTTGGACAAATAAACGGATTCCACCAAGCAGAAAGGAAACATGTGACCAGCAGATGACAGAGCAACAAAAAACCACAGAGAAAAGTAGCGAAACTATACCTGAATCTCTTGTTGAGATGAAAAATATAGTTGTCAGAAAAAATGACAGACTTATCCTTGATTCCTTATGTTTCAACATTAAGAAAGGTGAAAATATCGCACTCATCGGACCGAATGGTTCCGGCAAGTCATCTATCATTAAAACTATTATCGGAGACTATCGCCCAATTGCAGATACTAAAGGCATGGTTTTCAGGATAATGGAAAAGGACAGATGGGTAATCTCTGACCTGAAAAATCTCATGGGAATTGTATCAGGAGACCTTCAACTTGACTATACAAGAGACATTTCAGTGGTTGAAGTAGTCCTTTCAGGTTTTTTCAGCAGCATTGGCATCTATCCTAACATGAAAATTGAACCTTACATGCTGAAAAGAACAGCAGACATCATTGATTTCCTTGAGATAAGACACCTTGCCAGCAAGAGCATGTCCCACCTTTCAACCGGTGAAGCAAGGAGAGTTCTCATCGGAAGGGCACTTGTCCACGACCCTATGATACTTGTTCTGGATGAACCAACAAACAGCCTTGACCTGAAAAGCAAGCATGTGTTCAGGGAAACTGTGAGCAAGGTTGCAGCTGCTGGAAAGAGCATAATCCTTGTAACCCACGACCTTGAGGATATTGTTCCTGAAATAAACCGTGCGGTTCTCCTGAAGGACGGCAGGATATTTGCAGACGGAGATATTGAGGATATTCTTACTGCTGAGAAACTGACGGAGTTATTCGGAATTCCGGTTGAGGTTGGTAAGGATAAGGGATATTATCATGCATGGTGCTGAAAAAGCACTGGTATTCACTTTTTTAATGTATATTTGAATAGCATAAACATGAAGAGTCTGCAACTAATTTTTTTATCATAATTCTTTGCTTAAACAAAATTACTTTTCCCCATTATAAAGGAAAAATCAAAATATTTAAAGTTGATAAAAAACATTGTATAGATAGATGTGTGATGGTCAGTTCCATGCTAAAATACTACAAGTTAAATCACATAGAGATGAGTTTGATAAACTCTTTGAACAGGAGATACTTGTAGAATCACAAAAAGGAGAGATTTTTTGGATTTTTGATGTTTGCCTTCTTTGTAACAAAAAAATGGAAGGTAAAGCATCTAAACTTGAATTTGATGTATGGTCCATTCCTGCACACAAAAACCTTTCTAAGCTCCATACAGCTGTGAAGAAAATAGTATCACCTCAAGAACTTTGTGTACATAATGTTCCTAATTATTCTGCAGTATTTTATGGAGAAATTATCGGAAAAGATAAAAATAAATGGAACAAACAGTTTTCAGTAGATGTTGGTTCGGGTGTCATAAAAACCTTGGTCGATGATGTTGAGTACAATGAGTATTCTGTTGGAGATTACATCAAAATTGTAGGGAACATTGTACAATTGTCATCAATCAATGGCAAAGTAATCTGACAATGTATTCATTATTTCCAGCACTGCCAAATAAAAGAAAATCTTCCAACAACAAACCTACACAATTCTCTTTTAGTATATGCATTCAAATATAATTGGCTCATATTCTAGCCCAAAAATGAGATTACACTAATATATTACA from Methanolobus tindarius DSM 2278 harbors:
- a CDS encoding ABC transporter ATP-binding protein — translated: MTEQQKTTEKSSETIPESLVEMKNIVVRKNDRLILDSLCFNIKKGENIALIGPNGSGKSSIIKTIIGDYRPIADTKGMVFRIMEKDRWVISDLKNLMGIVSGDLQLDYTRDISVVEVVLSGFFSSIGIYPNMKIEPYMLKRTADIIDFLEIRHLASKSMSHLSTGEARRVLIGRALVHDPMILVLDEPTNSLDLKSKHVFRETVSKVAAAGKSIILVTHDLEDIVPEINRAVLLKDGRIFADGDIEDILTAEKLTELFGIPVEVGKDKGYYHAWC
- the ygiD gene encoding 4,5-DOPA-extradiol-dioxygenase is translated as MSGNTSTNKMPVLFIGHGSPMNIVLDNSYTQSLMKLGKELPRPKAIMVISAHWMTDGTYVTCNEKPKTIYDFYGFPRRLYEVDYPSPGAPNEAELACKTVRKATVECSNQWGLDHASWAVLKHMYPEADIPVFEMSIDYSFNEWHPKMMQYHYDLASELKELRNHGVLIIGSGNIVHNLGLIDFQNVDAKPYDWAVELDEKVKENLLSGNHKDLIEYLNMGEVAKLGIPTLDHYLPMIYAIALQEEDETLEFTHEGFQHASVSMRGFKIG